Within the Anas acuta chromosome 6, bAnaAcu1.1, whole genome shotgun sequence genome, the region AGCGTGTGGCAAAGTTGGGACAACGCTCACCCTGCCACTGAAGGGGCCCGAGAGGAGGCCCAGGCTTCAGGGAGGGCAGGACACCTTTGCTTACATGTACACCTCTCCAGCAAATTTGGGAGTGCCATTATCAAAGcattttcaagagaaaatgctgtttattaAACTTCTCATGCTCCAAATGATCACTTTTAAGTGTATTTTGCATAAATGTAGAAGTAGTAACTTGTTCTAGTTATTactcacccttttttttttcccttacatttTTACCTAAATGAAAGGTAAAACTCCCCCAGCTCTAAAGtccaaagattttgttttctgaaaagttaCCAAGTgcctaaaagaaaaatgctttctgccaCTTGCTCTGTAGCTTCGCtacccaaggaaaaaaatccagatgttggtaaagttggaaaagaaagtaaaaagacTGACAAGAAAACCATGCAGAAAGCTCTACGCAATTAACATCATTGCATTAACAGTGGTGTGGAAGGGAGAGAAATACTGCCTCTGCGTCTCAGTTGTGTTTCTAAGAGGACCAAAGGGAATGACAGGGATGCTTCAGCCTGGGTGTCACAAAAAGGTTCTGGACCCAgagagtggtcaggcactgggacagctCTCAATTTGGACAACGatctcagacatagggtctgatttttgggtggtggggtgtggagccaggagttggacttgatgatccttgcGGGTCCCTTCGAACACAGGATATTCTATGGACCTGTGGTTCTAAATATCCtatgtttcattatttttccatgtcaCAGTGCCATTTAGGCATCTAATTGTTTAGGCGCTTGATAGCTCCAAATCTCTGCTTCAGATGCCAGGTCAGCCCTTCTCAACGTCTCTTGGTGTTACTGTATGCCATAGGAGGGATGCTCCGTTTCCTGCTAGCTGAAAAATTGTGGTTCATCTGCCCTTTCCTCTTATCCTGAGGTTCTCCTGTTCTGTCTTCAAATAAATTCTGTGAACATCTGTGACTCCAACTGTGATGAAATGTGTTgaagctgttttcatttgttactGTGTTATTGGAGTTGTTCTCACCAGACTCACCTTCCTTGGCCCTGTCTAAGTGGTAAGACAAGACACAAGAGTGATAAAGAGGGAAGTCTTAAGAAATCTGATTAGGATGTCGAGGAGCTAGTTCTCTATTAAATGCTGAAGAACTCCAATGACTCAGCATGGGAAAGGGTCACTCACTACATTTGGCTTTACAAgcaattaaagggaaaaaaaaaaaaaaaaggcaacaacagTTCTCATCCATAGCTGAGCCCAGATCAAAGCAGTAAATCATTAACTAGAAGATAATGACAAAGCAGCACAACTCAGCAGATAAATCCATCCGCTTCCTCCAAAAGCATCTTCGAGCTACAGCCTGAAGAAGAAGACGCTTCTGCAGTCACTGCTCTGACCACAGGAAGATGACTTTTCGGCTCTGCTACCTGCTTGCTGCCTCGATTTTTATCCTCCTCATTCCTGGCCTCTCCGAAGGAGGCAAACTGCTGGTGGTGCCCATGGATGGAAGCCACTGGCTGAGCATGAAGCAGCTGGTTCTCAAGCTCATGGACAGAGGACATGAAGTGGTGGTGCTTATACCAGAAATAAGCTGGCAGATGGGAAAGGGACAATCATACACTGTGAAAACATACTCAGTGGATTACACATTAGAAGACCTGGATAAGTTCTTTGCAGAGTATTTATCTGTTCACCTGAGTAACCAGCCTTTCCCAATGAATGTTCTGTCACTCTACAACGTCTCAAAATGCACTTTTGGATTGTTCCTTAATCAGTGCaagaacattttcagaagcacagaaataatgCAGTACTTGAATCAAAGTGACTTTGATGCTCTCCTAACAGACCCTATTGCTTTGTGTGGAGCAACACTTGCTAATTACCTTTCTCTTCCGTTTGTGTTCTTCATGAGAGGATTTCCTTGCAGTCTACACTATGATGCATCACAGTGCCCAAGCCCTCTGTCGTATGTCCCAAGACTGTTTACATTCAACTCAGACAACATGACCTTTTTCCAGAGAGTGGAAAATGCATTGATTGCACTCCTGGAGCTTGTGTACTGTAATGGTTTCTATGAAGAAGGATTAAAGCTTTCCTCTGAAATTCTTCAAAGAGACGTATCCCTATTAGACCTGCTGAACGGTGCTTCCATTTGGCTACTGAGATACGACTTTGTGTTTGAGTATGTCAGACCGGTGATGCCCAATATGGTCTTCATTGGAGGTGTAAACTGTGCTCCGGGCAAACCACTGCCTAAGGtatgttctttttcttcaaatcatACATTTTCCAAAGATATGTAATCACATGGCTTATGGGCTTTTGTGctcttgaatttatttatttgtttgtttgtttgtttgtttattatatatatatttttatttatctagtAGTGATTTCATACATCTGGTTTCTGGCAGTTGCTTTCCATGGGCTGAAATGGCTTTATCCTGATGGAGGCAGATGACTGTCATTTGAATTAGTAAAGATTTTCTGACAAGTCCAACAAAAAATGGACTTCATCAGCCAGCTACCGTCCTcagtgaatatttattttattcttcagtcTGATGCAATTTTGGTTTCACTTTCATGAATCCTGGCATATATTTCTTTTGTCCGACTAAAACTCCAAAGACCCCACGTTGAGAGTCTTTTGTTGTTCCTGTTGTCATTAATTCTAGGCTCAGCAAAGTCAGTTAACTTGCTTTGGTTGTATTTTCATAACATACGGTTTCCTAGGTGGCAGTCtatgttatttctgtttgtagATCATGGTGAAACATAAATCTCAAGCTGAAACTGAAAGAATTATTCTAACATAGTGTATTTTGTGAAACACAAACGCAAAATCAGAGACATTTTTATTATGTGTTTCTTGACATTTATAAGAACTGTTCTGTGGGATTTGTAAAGCTAATCTAGaaagttaaaaacaattaaTAGCACCAGACATTTCTTCCCAGGCACATATTACATTCCTGTGAAATTACTTCCTCACTTCTGAATTGTGGTCACACAATATCACTACATGATTGCACTACAGTATCTttgagttgatttttttctctttttttccttcttttatatTCTCTGATGGGCTTACACAGACTCCCCCGAACCGCTCCtaggcaaataaaaaataagctgaCTGCATACATTCTCTAGTATTAAACTCGAGGGAGTGGCACTTAGTAGTTTTAGATTTAAGAGGTACCATGGCACGTTCTTTCTGATTGCGTGACATTAGtcttctatttgtttttataacctGAAGGTCTCAGAGCTGCAAACACGTTGTAGCTTGCTGCTTTCCAAAGGGGTAGAACCATCCTGGCTTTATTTTATACCTGCCGTCTCCTGTCCTCATACTGATGTTTGTTATTGAGTGGAAATCATATGTTCTGCATCTTCAAAAACCTTGTGTATTCCTCCTAACTTCACTCTGGCTTTTCTGCCTACATTTCCACAGAGAACAGAAGAATGGTTCCTATTTCACTTGGAACTGCCCAGCAGCAAGGCCATGAAGTAGGGAAGTGTAAATATGCAAAGGGAGTCACATGGGTGAAAAAAGTCTGCCTATCCATACACAGTTGTAAACTCTAGGTTAATCATCTTTGTTCATAAATATAGTCGTGATAAAAATAGGTGGCTCTCTGAAACCTGGTATCCCATTGCTCAACagataggaaaacaaaaggttAGAATGActaggaaagaaagggaaaaaaaaagaaaagagaaaagctctCCGAGCTACTCAATAAGTCCATGGCATACTTTCATTCTGAATATTGTCTGACTTCTCATCTCAGAGGAAATATGGTAGAACGGCAAAAGTACAGAAGAAGGTGAGAGGGCTGGTAAAAGGTTTGAGCAAGATCTATTTTGTGATCGAAAAAAACAGATCTACAGAACAAAGGTCTCAGAAATTGTGAATGACATGGGCAAGATGTGTGAAGAATGATTGTTCTGTTTCCTGTCGGGCAATAACTATgggatgcttggaaaaatcagGTATTGATTTAATGGCTTCAGAGCAAAGACAGGAAGGTGATTTTTCCTCTCATGTATTTCTCCCAAGCTTTGAAATGCCTTGACAGTGGCCATTatagatgggaaaaaaaaattacaggagTTCAACAAGGGAATAGACAAgttcatgaaaacaaacaaacaaacaaaaaaccacaccatAGAGATATGTAatataaacacagaaacaaagacaatATAAACAATATTCAATGTCAGCAATACAGTTTGTTTCAAGAGCTCCCTGAGCCACTTATTGCTGGTGGCTGCGAGGCTGCTCTGCATGCAGGTTATCGCTGCTTTCTTACAGCATTCCTCAGCATTACTTGATGTCCAGTGTAAGGATGACAATTCATTTTGTATGCCAAATTGAGATCCAAGATGAGATTTGGAAATCATTTACGTGGTTAAGCAATAAGCTCAGCACTGTGCCCAGAGCTCTTATGATAACTACTAATTATAATGAAACCAACCCTGTGAATGATTGACTTTGGGTGATAAGACCTGCTCCCGAACTTCCCTTCTTGAAGAGTTTTCTTTGGGATTTTCTTTGGGGTTGCATACAGACCTAGGAGACATTAGTTGTCTTATTTCTTCATTGGCTTGCTACGCAGGTGCTTTTTATGACATTCCCTGAGCTTTCAGATCAGTGGGATACTTCTAGTACTGTCTAAGGTGAAAGCCACTGGCTTAGCATGAGTCCAGTATTGGAAAAGCTCAGGCAGATTGGGCACAAAATGCTTGCCGATGATCTACAAACCACTATGTAGATGACATGCTGGACAGGTGAACTTCTGTAAGGCTCTGTGGCGACAACCTGTCCCACTTGATGTTGTGGCAGTCAGTAACAGCTCAGTGCAACACTGCCAGGGTGATATTTCCTCCCTGCAGGAGTCTGTTCAGTAAGAAGGAAATGACAGTGTCCTATTCACAGTGGCTTTGATGCTCTCTTGTGATGCTCCTGTGTGGGGTGAGAGTTGCTAATTGTGCTTTACTCCTATCCATGCTGTCTGGGAGAGGATCCCCGAGTGGTTCACACCAGGGAACAGCTCTGGGAATTGTTCTGCAGGTTCTCATTGGCTGCAGCTGTAATTATCCAGGTTTTGTGCAGGAGAATCATTAGACGCATAGGCCTGTGCATCCAAGAGAAGGGTGGTGGTGCTTGGCCAGGCATCGTCACTTCATCCTTTAGCAAATCCAAGCATTTGTAGTTCTATCAGGGTGGCACAGTGACAGCCACAGGCTTAGACCTGCCTGTAGGTGGCCCGACATGAACTCCCTGAGCTAGGAGGCTGCTTATCTAGCCATGAGgtgagcaggcagggctgtTTAGGATTACAACACTCACAAGTTTATTGCATCTGCAGGCAGCCTCTTTGTGGCTGGAGATGTGTGGCAGCAGGCAATGCAAGCATCCAGCTGGATGGCAGTGCCACTCACAGCTCCCTTGCTTCCTTGGCCCCTCTCCCAGGTTTTCCCCTCCGTCCTGCTGTACCTTAATAACCACCTGTAGGATAGTGACACGGATCCCCTGTTTCCCTGGCAATTTTTTTTGATCactctgaaatacattttatccTCTGTAGgtcaaaactgcattttctatttcaatGTCAGATGTGGAAGTATGTCTATAAAGAAGCAAAGTGACAAGAAAGGACAGGCTGGCACTGAAGGCTTCTGATGAGTAAAGCACTCCTGTGgtgcagctttcttttctcagtcAGCGGAGTAGTGGCTCAAAATGAGGTTTCTTTTCTTAGAAGAGCAGCTTAAGACACAGACCTTTCCAATACAACACTTCGTATAGCTTTCCACAGGCAGAAATATCTGGTATTGCCACCCAGTTCCAGAAGAGGGCTCCTTTGTGCCACATCTGACACTGCCTGGCTCAGTACCTGTTCAGGAGCTCAAGGCATTGCTGAGGAGCTCAAGTTTTCACAGAACTGAGCAAATGTGTCAcatgcagcacagagctgggaatGAAATCCCCAAATCCCTGACCCTCCTGAGCCATAAACATCATCCTGAAATACTCTCATCTAAGGCAGAGTGGTAGAGCCTTTTCTCCGTCAACTCCTGACCACAGGACTATGCCTGGGGGAACACAAATTGCATTTATTCATTGACTAAGATAACTGGCTGCCTCAGGCTGCGTTTCCTCTTGTCTTCCAATTTGCATTGCCATCTGCTTCAGTATCGATTACATATTCATTAACAGACGCATAAATCCAGTTGCCAAGTCCCAGTGTCATGCAGGTTTAATACAAGGCTTGCAGAAAACAGGCCTGGTATCTCAACTGGGCAGAGGTCCTATGCCAGCATCATATTGACTCCTGAAGTACCTGAAGGTTGTTGTGATAAGTGTTCCCTCATTAGGGAGACCAGAAATGAACTTGCACTGTGTGTCCAGAGACACTTTGATGAATATCTCATTCATAACCAAAGCAAATGCAaagctgcattattttttttttaggcagtTCACAACGTTTGTGTAAATTGATCAAAGCTCAGAGATGTAAGCTATAGCAACCTTTCAAAAAAGTTTCTAGCTTTTTAACCCAAACCACTAAACACTTATTTAAACAACTGGTCAacttaaaatagcaaaataaactGATTCAAGAAGATACGTGTAGTTGCTCCAGTAAAGCAGGAGTAGAACTGAACAAAGGCACTGTGTTTTGTCCCTCCAGCAAAGGGATTAAGAAAACAGGCCCTGCTCCGAAACCCTCTTGCCAGAGCCAGCAGCATCTGAGAAGCTCTGATAAGGAGACATGTCCAACTGGTCCTTTGAAATATGCAACTGAAGTGGAATTCAAAGACTTTGGCAAAAAGTCAAAGCATACAGTAAGCAGTACCACAACACACAGACATACCTGGTACACAGACACACTTTTCAAAACCTGCACAGCCAAATGTCACTGTGTGTCCTCAGAAGGGACTCACATGTCTGAGGGAACCATCGCTTTCCTAACACGGGTAGGTGATGTAGTACAGGTACAGGGCAACTCTTCATTTTCAGCACTGAGGCATGAATCATCACTCTGTTCATAAACCAAACAACAGGCTCATCTTCAACATTCAAGGTGTCGATGAACTTACTGACATTTCCGAGCAGTCTTATACCATGCCAGTATTTGTAAAGTTGTTGAACACCTCTAAAAGTAGCCACACTGTTCATCTGCCTTACATTGCAATGGCAGAATACACATCAGGCAAATAAAAGCAGTGCTGCttgtgggggaaaaatattAACTGCCATGTATTGTGCATCTTCATTGCACAGCATGCATCAGCCTGAAATGGCCAGTCTAAAGCATTCATTTCACTGTCCCTTTCAGTCTGTTCTTGTCCACATCACTGTGCTTTccatatttcaaagaaaagatataaaaggaGGCTAGAAAACACTTCTTTCTACGAAAATCCCTTCATATCAAATGGAACTACTGCCTTAGTTTCCCTACCCATAACAAGTTCGTCTTCTGGTCAAGTTAGCCTTCTTTAATATGATTCTAAAGGTAAATgtaaaggtaaaaatatttgACAAAGGTCTGCGCACAAAAATCAAGAAATGTTATAAGAGTATAGGATACAGTCAATAATTTCAGGATCACATACTGTCGTTTTCATATGATCTCTATTTACTGCTTAGAAGAGGGCTGCCCTAAAAACAATCTGTGTTCTGTGGCTTccttagctgcctgctgcttcttGCTACTGTGAAGACTTAAAGTTACTTCCCAACTGGCAGTTTGATGAGTTGTTTTCCCTCTGAAGCCATGCTAGGCATACTTCCTCATTCTGTGCAGGTGAATAACAGTGTATGTCCATAGCTATGACAGGTAGGAAATCAGGCAGGTTCATGCTAGCAGCTACCAAGCTACTGTAATCCTTTTGTTTGACACTTGAGCATCAAAAAAGGACTGGGTTCAATTACACAAGGATTCCTTCTGACAAAATCTAAAGCCCTATCCATCATCCAAAAGCCTGGGAAATCAAATTGCGCTGTCATCACACTCAGGTGTTCGAACAACTTTTTACTGCTTGCAAAGCCCAGAGCACAAGGGTGTGAGCAACCTCATCtaacaacaggaaaacaacTTGAGTAGGTGAAACAACACCTCTAGATTGCTTCTTCCCTAACTGCCACTCACTGTTTGCTGCTTAGATGAGAAGGAATCCACATGGCAGCCAGTCTGTCCTGCTGTTATTAACACCTCTTTCAGCTGAAGCAACCCCAGGGTGAACGGTAAGCTCAACTGCACCCTAATACCTTAACATGACTAGTGATCCAAGCTTAAGtcttgtttaatttctgtctctCTGCATGCAGTGGGGAAGGCTTTCCTCCTTCTGCCAAGAGCTGGCACACAGCTCTTGCACTTTGAGGTCTCTTTTCTTGTAAATTCTCCGAGGTGTTCTTCTGCAAATACAAGTGGAGTAATACAGTAATGAGCAGCAGAGCATTCAAACCTGCAAGTGACACCAGTGCCCTTTGCTACTGGATAATGAACAGCAAACACGTGTAAGCCTACTAAGTTATGTTAAAAAACAAGCCAGTATGTTAATTTTCTGAATACCGATTATTTGGCTTAGACCTGACCCCAGCTGAGTCTGTGCTAATCTAAGAACTTCAACCTTTGTTTGTCTGTTGTATTCTGTGTCCTGTTAAAATGGTTTGCCTTTAATTTCTCTGGCTTTTATTCTGTTCCTTCTTTTGCTTCCTCACCTCTTCCACAGTTTTTGCTCTGATGGTCCAGAAAGTAGGGAGTCTGTTGAGTCTGTAAAAAAGTATAGCCATACTAGCAAGAGGCTGGTGCTCATATAGACTGGAAGAtgaatattgtattttttttcttcttctttcttgagggcaggctcccctcttatacccttctctccacagcagttcttttcaaaacaacttttcattgctcgaacaactttgaatgtaacaacagcaaacacccagaaacatccatgccttaacggctggagaacaagagaaccacctggagaacaagaaaccagagactgcttggagtctcctgaatcacccttcttcATTCCCTCTagactcttttatattcctgatggcctcgtcgttacgagtctaa harbors:
- the LOC137858456 gene encoding UDP-glucuronosyltransferase 1A8-like isoform X2 encodes the protein MTFRLCYLLAASIFILLIPGLSEGGKLLVVPMDGSHWLSMKQLVLKLMDRGHEVVVLIPEISWQMGKGQSYTVKTYSVDYTLEDLDKFFAEYLSVHLSNQPFPMNVLSLYNVSKCTFGLFLNQCKNIFRSTEIMQYLNQSDFDALLTDPIALCGATLANYLSLPFVFFMRGFPCSLHYDASQCPSPLSYVPRLFTFNSDNMTFFQRVENALIALLELVYCNGFYEEGLKLSSEILQRDVSLLDLLNGASIWLLRYDFVFEYVRPVMPNMVFIGGVNCAPGKPLPKEFEAIVNASGEHGIVVFSLGSMVSDIPMKKAREIADALGSVPQTVLWRYTGKVPSNLPQNVKLVKWLPQNDLLAHPKTRAFITHGGSHGVYEGICNAVPMVLMPLFGDQMDNAKRVESRGAGLTLNILEMTSEDMSNALKTVINDKKYKENIKRLSELHLDRPIHPLDLAVHWVEFVMRHKGAPHLRPAAHDLNWIQYHSLDVIAFLLAVVLLSLFISFKCCMFCCRRCCFKKGRTRKPAKSKSH